The region TTGGCAGAGGAGACGCCATACTATGTAGAACCTTTTCGCGAGGAGCGTCATATGAAGTGGATAATGGTGTTGGTCATGCTGTTCAGTGCCGGTGCGATAGCGCAAACCCAATGGCAACCGGATAAGAAAGTGCCGGTGGCGCAGTTGACGCCGGTTGCCGCCAAATGCGACCTCTCGTCTTGTCAGCAGAATTGCTACATCCAGCAGTCGCAATGCAAAAATGACAACGGCGGTGGCTGTGGATCGCTCGCACAAATTTGCGTACAAAACTGTTCGAACGAGTGCCGATAAATGAAATAAATCTGTCATAACAGGGTGCTAGCGTGTTTCCCCGGCAAGGTAATATTCTGATAACAGGGGAAAATAATGAAAACCCGCTATACACTGATTGCAACGGTTTTACTGCTCGCTCAACAAGCTCATGCGGCAACGCTGCCGCAGGCAGCGGCACTGGCCGCGCAAACGTCAACCGGTTCAACCCCAGGCTATACGCAGCTGGAACAGCAGTCGCTACAGGCTCAGCGCGCCTGGCTGCAAGGTGACAGTGCGACACTGAAACATGAGCAACTGGAAAAAGCCAAACAGACCAGCACGCAGGCAGACAAAGCGTGGCTCAAAAGCAGCGGTTACGATTTTAACGTCAAGCAAAATCAGCAGGCTGGCATCGCGCTGTTATCAGGTTTCAGCACATTGCCGGACAGCGTATTGACGGCTAACCGCGCCACCGTGACCGATATCAACCTGAATGCCGCGCAGAACGTGCGCCATCAGGCGTTACAGGATGCGGAGGCGATCAGCTCGCTCTATTTCCTGTCTGATGCGATGGGGCCGCGTCTCGGCAAAGCTTTCATCGCGGCTTATGACAAAGGTGAAATCAATAAAGCTGCTGCGCTGATTAAAGCCAGCGAGGTCAGCACCAGCGCCGCTAAAAAACATTTCAACTACCCGCGCCCGTTCCTGCATGAAGGCAACACCATACATCTGGTACCGGATGATGTGGTAGTGAAAGACAATGTGCGATATACCGCGGACGGTGGATCGTTCCCCAGCGGGCACACCAATACCGGTTATACCGATGCGCTGCTGATGGCCGAAATGGTGCCAGAACGCTTTGAAGCGCTGGTGACACGCGGCGCGCGTTATGGTTATTCGCGTCTGGTGCTGGGCGTGCACTATCCGCTGGACGTGATGGGTTCACGCATGGTGGCAGAGCGCAACGTGGCGACCTACCTTAACGATGCTCGCTATCAGGTGTTGTTCAAAGAGGCGCGCGATCAATTGCGTACCGCGTTAGAGAAAGAGTGCGGCACCTCACTGGCTGAATGCGCACGTTCGACCGGCAAGGACGATCCTTACCGCGCGCCGGATATGAAGCAGTTCTATCGTTTCACGATGAGCTACAATCTGCCGAAAGCCAATGTGAAAAATACGCCGGTTCAGATACCGCAGGGCGCAGAGATACTGCTGAAAACGGCGCTGCCGCACCTGTCTGACGCGCAGATTCGTCGCCTGATGGTGAAAACAGCCTTGCCAAACGGTTATCCGCTGTCGGGTAATGCTGAGCAATCCTTCTGGCAGCGCGTCGATCTCACCGCCGCGTACGCCATGGCGAAGTGATCCAGACGCGGGCACTGACGTCGTCAATACGTCGGTGCCCGCAACTGACGGATTTGGGTTCTTGTTACGGTGATCAAACGCGAAGAGCGTAGAAAGGGTTAACGCGATGTCTGCAGCAACAGCGGAATAGTCAGAACAAACCGCGCATTATCTTCTTAGACTACCGTATTCGGTATGAAGATCCGCAGTGCATAGCCGCGGCCCGGGAGCTAATCGACGATAAATAGCTTCGCACCGTGTGTCGTGGAGGAACGATGTGCTTCGGCATTATCGGCAACCTGATAACTCACGCCCGGCGTCAAAGTAAAAGTGCGGCCATCTTCCAGTTCGGTGATCATTTCGCCTTCCAGACACAGCAATATATGACCTTTGCTGCACCAGTGATCGGCGAGATAACCCGGCGAATACTCCACCATACGCACACGAATATCGCCAAAACGCTGAGTGCGCCACAGCGCAAACCCGCTGTCGCCCGGATGTTTTTCGGTTTCGAGGGTGCTCCAGTTGGTAATGCCAAACGGTAGTTGATTGATCTGCACGACGCTATCCTTATTGAATTCGACGAGAACACAACATTACCGCCTGGCATAAAAATAACCAGCTAATTCAACCAACTTCATGCCACATTTCGCTCATCGCCAGCTCCAGCCTTTTGAACACCCGATAACGTGCATCATGAAACGCAAAGCGTTCCGGGCGTGGCTGTAACTCGCCGGGATTAAGGAGTACTGCGTGCTGCGCCGCCGTGGCCAGATCGGGCCAGACACCCACGCCGACGCCCGCACAAAGCGCAGCACCCAGCGCGCCAGTCTCTTTGCACTCCGCCACGCGAATCGGAATCCCTAACACATCAGCAAACATTTGCGGCCAGATACAGCTGCGCGCCGCGCCACCAGAGAGGATGGCGTGGGTGAACGGGATCCCTGCTGCGCGCAAGCGATCGATGTGCGCGCGATGGGCAAATATCACGCCTTCAAACAGCGCAAACAGCATATCCGCGCGCGTATGCCAGCCGCTCAATCCGTAAAACCCCGCTTTTGCGGGTTTAGATTTACGACCGGAATAGAGGTAAGGATGATAGAGCGGCAACTGCGGGTTGGGCTCAACATGGGCCACAGTATCACTGCTGTGCGCCGCGCCGCTGCCGGCGCGGCCATCATCGAACTCACGCAGGAACCAGTCGAGATTGGCGGCCGAGGTGGCGCTGGCTTCAATCGCCATAAAACGATCATTTTCAATAATTGAATTCATAAACACGGGCCGCTGGTAATCCGGTTTATCGACCACCACCTGATTGATGCTCCAGGTGCCTGCGACGATAGAAGCCTCACCGGTTTTCACCACGCCAGAACCAATGGCGCTGGCCACCACATCGAAAATGCCGGCCACCACCGGTATGCCTGACGGTAATCCGGTGAGTTGCGCGGCGCGTGCGGTCACGTGTCCGACCACCGCACAAGACTCGCGCAGAGGCGGCAGCAGGTTGAGCGCCTCTTCAATGCCATACAGCGCCATCAACTCGCGGCTGTAATTGCGCTGTCGATAATCGATTAATCCGGCCCCGGCGGCATCGGAAACCTCAGCGCTGATGGCCCCGCAGAGGAAATGGGCGATGACATCTTTAGCACACAACAAATGGCCGATCTGCGCCCAGCGATCGGGCTGATGTTGTTTGATCCAGCTTATCAGCACGGGCGTGGCGGCGGGCCAGGGCTTCTGCAGCGAAAGTTGATAGATGGCTTTATCGGCGCCGCTGGCTTCCAGGTCCTGCACGGTTTCCATGGCGCGATGGTCGATAGATTGAATGCCGAACAAGGGCTGTTGCTGCTTATCAAGTGCATACAGACCGTTACCGTGACCCGCCGCGCCCACGGCAATCACCTCATTCGCCGCGCTGCCCGCCTGTTGCAGGCAGCGCGTGACAGCCACGCTGACCCCGTGCCAGATATCTTCTACCGGACGCTCCGCATAACCTTCCTGCGGCTGGTGGGTTTCTCCCGCACATTCGGCAACCGACAGCACGCGGCCACTGAGATCAAACAGTACCGCTTTGATCATGGTGTTTCCGGCATCTATGCCGAGAAGTTGACTCATATCCGACTCCGATTCACAGACGAAGACGGCGCACCGCTTAAGCGCCGGTGCAGGTAAAACTCAACCCTGCTGATAAATGTCCAGGGCTTCCGCGCCGCTGGCGCCCTGGTGGATGATCGCCATCAGCGCTTTCACCACGCGAGACGGATTATCGTGTTGATACACGTTCCGGCCGTACACCATACCGCTGGCACCTTGTGCCATTAACGCAGCGCTTTTCGCCAGTACCGGTGCCAGTTCACCTTTACCGCCTCCTCGCACCAGCGTAGGGCAGCGCGCTGCTTCCACGACGCGGTGAAAATCTTCAACATTTTCCGTTGGATCGGCTTTAATGATGTCAGCGCCAAGCTCTCGCGCCAACCGCACCAGCGGCACGATTTTCTCGACATCACCGAGTGAACCATAAGCCGCACCTTGTCCGGCGGGGGCCATCACCAGAGGCTCAATCATCAACGGCATGGCGTAACGATCGCACGCCTGACGCAGACGGCCGATATTCTCCACGCACATGCGGAAAATGCCGGGTTCATCAGGAATCAGATAGAGATTCACCACCACTGCAGCCGCATCCATCTGCAATGCAGCGAGGATGGGCTCATCAGGGTTGTGCAACACCGCCCACATCTCACGATGGCGTGCCACGTTGTAAGCGTTACCGACATCCGTGCGCATCACCAATGCTGGCTTACGGCCTGCGACCTGTTGCAACAGATCCGCCTGGCCGTAATTCACCTGAATCGCGTCCGGCTGTGCGGCAATCAGGTTTTTCATGACCCCCTCAATATTTTCCAGTCCAATCAGAAAATCAGGCTCGTTAGCAATGCCGTGGTCGATGGCCACATCAAGGCATTTGCCGTGTTGAAACAGACGATTCATGCGGACTTTATTGCTGACTAACATGGCGTGTTTCCTCCTGGAAAAGAGTGGGGTTAAGACCGGTCAGACCGTGCTGACGCGCCAGGCTGGCGCAGCTGCTTTGTAAATGGTGTTGTCGTTGAGTGGCGTTCCAGCCGCGCAAGTCGGCCATCAGTTCAGCAATTTCTGCTACCAGTGCGGGGGTTAATTCGCCGCAAATTGCCAGCGAGGTGCGGCGCACCAGCAGGTCCTCAAGCTGTTGAACCTGCTCCTGCTCAATGAGGTAACGGAGTTCCAGCGCGCTATAACCTGCATGATGCCGCAGCGGTTGTTCACCCTGTTGCTGGATCTCGTGCAGGATCGGCAGAGCACGACTGCCATAACGGCGGACTAACTGCGACACGCGGGGCAGTGGCAGGGAATACTGCTGTGCGAGCTGGGTAAGCCACGCGGTTTGCCCGGAAGGTGCTGGAAAATCGCGGCCGCCGCCAATCGGCAGATCGCCGCTCGATACCCGGCGTTTTTCTCCGATCAGACGCAAGACCCGGTCCGCTGCCTCTTCACCAAACTGACGGAAGGTAGTCCATTTACCACCGACCAGACAAAGCAGGCTGTAAGTATGTGCGGCAGCGGGAGGCAGCAGCACCAGCGAGTGATTGCGGGAGATTTGCCCGTTAACTTTGGCGTCGCTGGCCGGAAGTGGACGCACACCGCAGAAGGTGTACAGAATGGACGATTCCGGCACCACGACGTCAGGGAAAACAAAGCGCAGCGACTCAAGAATGTAGGCTTTTTCCTCTTCCTCACACACCACGCTATCCGGGTCGTCAACGCGAATATCCGTTGAACCCAGCAGCACCTTGCCAAACCAGGGAAACATGATGCAGACGCGACCTTCCTGGTTTTCGAAATAGACCATTTCCCCATCGAGCATCTGTAACAGTTCGGGGTGATCGATGATCAGATGCGAACCCTTGGTCCCGCCAATCAGTTTGGTGAAATGCCCAGAGGGCGCCAGGCGATGATTAAGCTGATCTATCCACGCGCCGCCGGCATTAACCAGTACATGCGGCTGCAGAGTAAAGTGCTCACCGCTGAGTGCATCCTGTAAGGTAACGGATTCGCCATCGGCACTCACCAGTTGCAGATAATTCAGTGCCAGTGCGTCCGGACAAGCACGCTCAGCATCCTCTATCAATTCATAACCCAGTCGTTCCGGTGCACTGATCCAGGCATCGTAGTAGCTGGCGCTGTATTTCACCCAGGGGGCGAACCCAGGCCAGCGGTCGCGCGTAGCCGCCTCGGCGCGTACCTGATGTTTCGGCATGGAGCCGTACTGTTTGGTGTAAACATCGTAAAGACTGAGGCCGGTTTTGATCAGCAGTGCACCACGCCGCGTGGGTTTATCGCTCAGACGCAGAAAGCGCCGCGTGGCATTGATGAGTCCACCTCCCAGATTATCGATCGGGACGGTGGTGCGCAGCGGAAAAACATAGTGCGCGGCATTTTTCAGCAGCCGGTCGCGCTCAATCACCGACTCTTTGACCAGCGCAAACTCGCCGGTTTCCAGATAGCGCAGTCCGCCGTGGATCATGCGCGATAAGGCACCGCTGGCCGCCTGACACCAGTCGCCTTTTTCCACCAGAATCGCTGGAATACCTTGTAATGCCAGCTCGCGAAAGGTACTGATGCCGTTAATGCCGCCACCAATAATGAGCACCGGTGTCGACGTGCGTTGTCGTAAAGCGCTGAGTCGCTGCTCGCGTGTTGCATTATTCTCCATGGATTGCTCCCCGGCTCGCGGCCATTTCGAGTACACCTGCTGTGGTAGATGTGGCTGATCACGCTTGAATAAGAAAGAGTGTCACCTTTCCCATACCCGTAGCGGTAAAGCGTATTGTGAGATTTAAATCGTTGACGTAAAAAGGAGTTATCGTTAATGGGATTTTCAAGAGTTGTGATTGCTCTCACAAAGACGGTGTAAGTGTGAGGACGCAGTCGTACCTGAATTAGAGCTGAAATTAGTTTCGTGTCAAAATAATGACTTAACTAAAATTAAGGGATTATCATGAATTTCTCGAAGATCGTCGGTGCGATTGGCTTGCTGACCAGCAGTAGCGTTTTCGCACAAACCCCTTCACCTGACGCCATTATTAAACCGTTGATGGAGCAGTATCAGATTCCGGGCATGGCGGTGGCTATTTTGCACGATGGCAAAACCGAGTTTTACAATTACGGCGTGGCATCCAAAGAGACACGTCAGCCGATTACCGCGCAGACCTTGTTTGAAATCGGGTCACTCAGCAAAACCTTTACCGCCACCCTGGCGAGCTATGCTGCTCAGCAGAAAAAACTGCAATTTAGTGATAAAGCCAGCACCTGGTTGCCGGAACTGAAGGGCAGTGCGTTTGATCAGGTGTCACTGCTTAACCTCGCGACCCACACATCGGGTACGCCGCTGTTTGTTCCCGACGATGTCACCAATCAGCAGCAGTTGATGAACTGGTACAAAAACTGGCAGCCACCGGCTCAGCCGGGCACCCAGCGTGTCTACTCCAATCTTGGAATTGGTATGCTCGGCATGATCGCCGCCAAAAGTTTACATCAGCCATTTATCCGCGCGATGGAACAGCAACTGTTGCCTGCAATGGGCATGCATCACACTTATATTCAGGTGCCCGCATCGGCGATGGGCCAATATGCGCAAGGTTATAACAAGCAGGACAAGCCAGTGCGTGTGACGCCAGGCCCATTGGATGCTGAATCCTATGGACTGAAATCGACATCAGCGGATTTGATTCGCTGGCTGGCGATCCAACTCGATGAACAGAAGGTGGCGACGGAGTGGCAGCAGGCGATTGACGCCACGCATCAGGGCTACTACAAAACCGCCGCGTTTACCCAGGCGATGATGTGGGAATACTATCCGCTGCCCGTTTCAGCCCAGCAGTTGGTGGACGGCAACAGCGGCCAGCGCATCATGAAAGGGATGTCGGCCACGTTGATCACGCCACCGCAGGCTGCGCCACAACAGGCGTGGTATAACAAAACCGGTTCGACTAATGGCTTCTCGACCTACGCGGTGTTTATTCCATCACAGAAAATTGCGGTGATTATGCTGGCGAATAAATGGTTCCCAAATGACGATCGCGTTATGGCAGCGGACAACATCATTCAGGCGTTGAGTCATTAACGAACGAATGGGCGCGCCCCGGCGCGCCACGTTAAACGGCACGCTACTTTCGTGCATCCAGAGCGAGTTTGACGGCCATTCCCGCCAACACCGTCCCCATCAACCAACGCTGCAAACGCTGCCAGCTGGGGCGTGCCAGTAAAAATGTCGACACCTGGCCAGCAGTAGTAATGAAAATCGCATTGACCGTCAGGCTAATCACAATTTGGGTGACGCCCAATACCAGCGACTGCGTTAGCACGCTACCGTGATGCGGGCTAATAAACTGCGGTAACAGTGACAGAAACATCATGGCGATTTTTGGGTTGGCGAGGTTAGTGAGGAAACCCATGGTGAACAATTTACGCGGATTGTCGGCAGGGAGATCGCGCACGGCGAATGGCGAGCGGCCGCCGGGCTTGAGTGCCTGCCACGCCAGATACAGTAAATAGAGTGCGCCACCGAAACGCAACGCGTCATAGGCCCAGGGTACCGCCAATAGCCAGGCGGTGATGCCAAACGCCGCGCACAGCATGTAAAACACAAAACCTAACGCCACGCCGCCGAGGGAAATATAACCCGCCCGTTTGCCCTGACACAGCGAACGTGAAACCAGGTAGATCATATTGGGGCCCGGTGTTAGCACCAATCCCAATGCCACCAATGAAAACGCTAACCAACTTGACAGTTCTGGCATGCAACACTCCTTGCGTTATTTTCGCAATTATGGCGTGAACCTGGCATATCAGGCAACGCACGTTTTCAGACTGACAACAGGAATAAGCTGCGTTAGTTTGGCTTGGCTTATTTTATTTAAAAGGGAGATGAAAATGACCGTTCCTGTAGTGGCACTGCTAACGGCAAAACCGGGTTGCGAAGATAAAGCTGAGCAATTATTTCGTGGGGTTATTGAAGAGACGCTGCGCGAAGAAGGGTGTATTACCTATCAGCTCAACATCGATAGCAAAAATCCGCGCCGCTTTGTCTGGACTGAAGAGTGGGCGAGCCAGGAATTACTGGATAAGCACCTGAATGCCCCACACATCGTTAAACTGTTCGCGGATCTTGAACCGCTGTTAGAACACGCCGAAGTGGTGGCATTACGCAAAGTCGCGGGTGGCAATGCGTGAAGGGAATAAGCAGACTTCGGTCTGCTTTTTATTTGTAGATTTTGATATGAAATTCCGCCTCAGAATATAAAGGAGACCAGAATGAGAACACAAAAGCGTTGCATGGGTTACGTCGCTATTGTGGTCGATGATTATGACCGCGCGATTGAATACTATACGCAAAAACTGGGGTTCCATTTAATCGAAGATACCCCGCAGCCAGGCAAGCGCTGGGTGGTGGTCAATCCTAATCCGCAGAGCGATTGTAACTTGCTGCTGGCGCAGGCATCGAATGAGCGCCAGCAAGGGTTTATTGGTAATCAATGCGGCGGCCGCGTGTTCCTGTTTTTACAAACGGACGACTTCTGGCGTGATTACCAGCAAATGAAAGCCAATGGTGTCACTTTCTGTGAAGAACCCCGCGAAGAGGAGTATGGCACGGTTGTGGTTTTCGAGGATTTGTACGGCAACCGTTGGGACCTTTACCAGAACAAATGATCGACCGGTCTTACTCGCCTCAAAACCCAGGTTTCAAACACCGGTTAAGCGGCCGATAATGGAAGCCAGAAATGACCTGGTTCCCCACTTTAAACAGGTAGATGCGGGCGGTGAAATTCTCGTCCGCCAGCGGATCAATATATTTCCCGACAGCGGGATCTTGCGTATCGGGACCCGCAATGCGAAAAGATTTGCGGGTGGATACCGTAACGGAATCGGAGTGGTAGTCATAATCCAGGTTCACAGTGCGATCTACACTCATTCTGCTTTCCAACCCCTGCGGTGACATAAACGCCAGATAAGCATTAAGATGGCCTTCACGACTGCCGCTTAATATATCCCAATAGCCATGGCTTACCACGGTCCGGTCTGGTTCATCATAGATAATAAACGTCTCGGTCCGGCAATCGCCAGAAAATGGCCGTACAAAATAGGGCAGCGAAAACCAACCCAGCAACAATGCCAACAGGCAACATGCCGCAGAAAAAGCCATTCTCATGGATGGTTTCTCCCGATAACCGCAAATGTCTGGCAAAAGGTTGTCGCCAGTTCAATTTCGCCATTGCACACAAAGAAATTAATCGCGTTGCCACGATCGGCATTAATGTAGATTTTGCTTTGCGGCGTAATGGAAACCTGCATTTTGTTAAGCCAGTAATTCACGCGCGTTGCCGACTCATGTTTGTCATTTTCCACGTATTGAGAAAACAGAATGGTGTGCCCATTTAGCTGGAGTGATTCGCCATATCGCAATGGGTGGATAAGTTGTTGGCCACGAATCAGAAGGCCCGCGATAAAAAACAGGCAGCAGAGCAGCAGCGTAAGTACTCTTAATTTTATGTTCGCCGGTTTTTTCTTAACAGCTGATTTCGATGTATCAGAAACAGAGATCGCTGATGTCTCTTGATTTTGATTCACACTATCGTGGCGTTCCGGTAACGAATAATTTTGTGAGTCTGATACCAGGGTGATACAACCGGGTTTTAAGCGATATCCCATGTATCCCAGTGTCTCAAGAATTTCACCTTCCACATCGAGTGAAGCGAGTGATTTCCGGATGCGAAAAAGGGTTTGTCGCACAGTATTATCGGAGACCACAGCACCATGTTTTTTCCAACAGGCATCATGTAAGGATTCTTTGGAAACGATATTACCTTCATGCTCACACATGTACGTCAGGCATAGTTTACTTTGCCTGCTAAGAATAATCTCTTTATCTTCCAGCCTGATCAGACCGGTATCGGTAAAAAAAAGAATGGTCACTTCTGCCAGGTCCCCATGGTGCATCTTC is a window of Pantoea rwandensis DNA encoding:
- a CDS encoding FGGY-family carbohydrate kinase is translated as MSQLLGIDAGNTMIKAVLFDLSGRVLSVAECAGETHQPQEGYAERPVEDIWHGVSVAVTRCLQQAGSAANEVIAVGAAGHGNGLYALDKQQQPLFGIQSIDHRAMETVQDLEASGADKAIYQLSLQKPWPAATPVLISWIKQHQPDRWAQIGHLLCAKDVIAHFLCGAISAEVSDAAGAGLIDYRQRNYSRELMALYGIEEALNLLPPLRESCAVVGHVTARAAQLTGLPSGIPVVAGIFDVVASAIGSGVVKTGEASIVAGTWSINQVVVDKPDYQRPVFMNSIIENDRFMAIEASATSAANLDWFLREFDDGRAGSGAAHSSDTVAHVEPNPQLPLYHPYLYSGRKSKPAKAGFYGLSGWHTRADMLFALFEGVIFAHRAHIDRLRAAGIPFTHAILSGGAARSCIWPQMFADVLGIPIRVAECKETGALGAALCAGVGVGVWPDLATAAQHAVLLNPGELQPRPERFAFHDARYRVFKRLELAMSEMWHEVG
- a CDS encoding winged helix-turn-helix domain-containing protein; translated protein: MTILFFTDTGLIRLEDKEIILSRQSKLCLTYMCEHEGNIVSKESLHDACWKKHGAVVSDNTVRQTLFRIRKSLASLDVEGEILETLGYMGYRLKPGCITLVSDSQNYSLPERHDSVNQNQETSAISVSDTSKSAVKKKPANIKLRVLTLLLCCLFFIAGLLIRGQQLIHPLRYGESLQLNGHTILFSQYVENDKHESATRVNYWLNKMQVSITPQSKIYINADRGNAINFFVCNGEIELATTFCQTFAVIGRNHP
- a CDS encoding putative quinol monooxygenase; translated protein: MTVPVVALLTAKPGCEDKAEQLFRGVIEETLREEGCITYQLNIDSKNPRRFVWTEEWASQELLDKHLNAPHIVKLFADLEPLLEHAEVVALRKVAGGNA
- a CDS encoding glycerol-3-phosphate dehydrogenase/oxidase → MENNATREQRLSALRQRTSTPVLIIGGGINGISTFRELALQGIPAILVEKGDWCQAASGALSRMIHGGLRYLETGEFALVKESVIERDRLLKNAAHYVFPLRTTVPIDNLGGGLINATRRFLRLSDKPTRRGALLIKTGLSLYDVYTKQYGSMPKHQVRAEAATRDRWPGFAPWVKYSASYYDAWISAPERLGYELIEDAERACPDALALNYLQLVSADGESVTLQDALSGEHFTLQPHVLVNAGGAWIDQLNHRLAPSGHFTKLIGGTKGSHLIIDHPELLQMLDGEMVYFENQEGRVCIMFPWFGKVLLGSTDIRVDDPDSVVCEEEEKAYILESLRFVFPDVVVPESSILYTFCGVRPLPASDAKVNGQISRNHSLVLLPPAAAHTYSLLCLVGGKWTTFRQFGEEAADRVLRLIGEKRRVSSGDLPIGGGRDFPAPSGQTAWLTQLAQQYSLPLPRVSQLVRRYGSRALPILHEIQQQGEQPLRHHAGYSALELRYLIEQEQVQQLEDLLVRRTSLAICGELTPALVAEIAELMADLRGWNATQRQHHLQSSCASLARQHGLTGLNPTLFQEETRHVSQQ
- a CDS encoding VOC family protein; translation: MRTQKRCMGYVAIVVDDYDRAIEYYTQKLGFHLIEDTPQPGKRWVVVNPNPQSDCNLLLAQASNERQQGFIGNQCGGRVFLFLQTDDFWRDYQQMKANGVTFCEEPREEEYGTVVVFEDLYGNRWDLYQNK
- a CDS encoding acid phosphatase, which encodes MKTRYTLIATVLLLAQQAHAATLPQAAALAAQTSTGSTPGYTQLEQQSLQAQRAWLQGDSATLKHEQLEKAKQTSTQADKAWLKSSGYDFNVKQNQQAGIALLSGFSTLPDSVLTANRATVTDINLNAAQNVRHQALQDAEAISSLYFLSDAMGPRLGKAFIAAYDKGEINKAAALIKASEVSTSAAKKHFNYPRPFLHEGNTIHLVPDDVVVKDNVRYTADGGSFPSGHTNTGYTDALLMAEMVPERFEALVTRGARYGYSRLVLGVHYPLDVMGSRMVAERNVATYLNDARYQVLFKEARDQLRTALEKECGTSLAECARSTGKDDPYRAPDMKQFYRFTMSYNLPKANVKNTPVQIPQGAEILLKTALPHLSDAQIRRLMVKTALPNGYPLSGNAEQSFWQRVDLTAAYAMAK
- the ampC gene encoding class C beta-lactamase, whose protein sequence is MMNFSKIVGAIGLLTSSSVFAQTPSPDAIIKPLMEQYQIPGMAVAILHDGKTEFYNYGVASKETRQPITAQTLFEIGSLSKTFTATLASYAAQQKKLQFSDKASTWLPELKGSAFDQVSLLNLATHTSGTPLFVPDDVTNQQQLMNWYKNWQPPAQPGTQRVYSNLGIGMLGMIAAKSLHQPFIRAMEQQLLPAMGMHHTYIQVPASAMGQYAQGYNKQDKPVRVTPGPLDAESYGLKSTSADLIRWLAIQLDEQKVATEWQQAIDATHQGYYKTAAFTQAMMWEYYPLPVSAQQLVDGNSGQRIMKGMSATLITPPQAAPQQAWYNKTGSTNGFSTYAVFIPSQKIAVIMLANKWFPNDDRVMAADNIIQALSH
- a CDS encoding LysE family translocator, with product MPELSSWLAFSLVALGLVLTPGPNMIYLVSRSLCQGKRAGYISLGGVALGFVFYMLCAAFGITAWLLAVPWAYDALRFGGALYLLYLAWQALKPGGRSPFAVRDLPADNPRKLFTMGFLTNLANPKIAMMFLSLLPQFISPHHGSVLTQSLVLGVTQIVISLTVNAIFITTAGQVSTFLLARPSWQRLQRWLMGTVLAGMAVKLALDARK
- a CDS encoding DHCW motif cupin fold protein, which encodes MQINQLPFGITNWSTLETEKHPGDSGFALWRTQRFGDIRVRMVEYSPGYLADHWCSKGHILLCLEGEMITELEDGRTFTLTPGVSYQVADNAEAHRSSTTHGAKLFIVD
- a CDS encoding class I fructose-bisphosphate aldolase, yielding MLVSNKVRMNRLFQHGKCLDVAIDHGIANEPDFLIGLENIEGVMKNLIAAQPDAIQVNYGQADLLQQVAGRKPALVMRTDVGNAYNVARHREMWAVLHNPDEPILAALQMDAAAVVVNLYLIPDEPGIFRMCVENIGRLRQACDRYAMPLMIEPLVMAPAGQGAAYGSLGDVEKIVPLVRLARELGADIIKADPTENVEDFHRVVEAARCPTLVRGGGKGELAPVLAKSAALMAQGASGMVYGRNVYQHDNPSRVVKALMAIIHQGASGAEALDIYQQG